One Serpentinicella alkaliphila DNA segment encodes these proteins:
- a CDS encoding ABC transporter ATP-binding protein: MIVKIENLVKRYGDLIALDHLNIEIKEGEIFGLLGPNGSGKTTAINCLLSLLKFDKGNIKIFGKEMKPAAYDIKRDIGIVMQNVAVFEELNVYENIDYFCGLYVTDKKKRKELVEQAIEFVALKDFVKFYPKGLSGGLLRRLNIACGIAHNPKLIILDEPTVAVDPQSRNNILEGIKRLNEEGATIIYTSHYMEEIEQLCSRLAILDKGKVIASGTKEEVKGMISLGEKIVVETFNINEDHLKRMREIPNVIDIDLKENTLTIKQRNGASNLVNIISFIAENDISYGKIYSELPTLNDVFLEITGKELRD, from the coding sequence ATGATAGTGAAAATTGAAAATCTAGTAAAAAGATATGGAGATCTAATAGCTCTTGACCATTTAAACATTGAGATCAAGGAAGGTGAAATTTTTGGACTATTAGGACCTAATGGTTCAGGTAAAACAACAGCTATAAATTGTCTACTATCTTTACTAAAATTTGATAAGGGTAATATCAAAATCTTTGGCAAAGAGATGAAGCCAGCTGCATATGACATAAAACGCGATATAGGAATTGTTATGCAAAACGTAGCAGTTTTCGAAGAACTTAATGTTTACGAAAACATTGATTACTTTTGCGGTCTTTATGTAACCGATAAGAAAAAACGTAAAGAACTGGTGGAACAGGCAATTGAATTTGTAGCTTTAAAAGACTTTGTGAAGTTTTATCCAAAAGGATTAAGTGGTGGCCTTTTAAGAAGACTTAACATTGCCTGCGGGATTGCCCATAATCCAAAACTAATAATTTTAGATGAACCAACAGTGGCTGTTGATCCTCAAAGCAGAAATAATATTTTAGAAGGTATTAAGAGACTAAATGAAGAGGGAGCAACCATTATATATACATCCCATTACATGGAAGAAATCGAACAGCTTTGCTCTAGGCTTGCAATTTTGGATAAAGGTAAAGTAATTGCCTCAGGGACTAAGGAAGAAGTTAAAGGTATGATCTCACTTGGTGAAAAAATCGTCGTTGAAACATTTAATATCAATGAAGATCATTTAAAAAGAATGCGTGAAATACCTAATGTTATTGATATAGATTTAAAAGAAAATACCTTAACCATTAAACAAAGAAATGGGGCAAGTAATCTTGTTAATATAATAAGCTTCATTGCGGAAAATGATATAAGCTACGGTAAAATATATTCTGAACTACCAACTCTTAATGATGTTTTCCTTGAAATAACAGGAAAAGAATTAAGAGATTAG
- a CDS encoding ATP-binding protein — translation MIERILLNLLSSAIKVTGSGGKIEATVYDQNDRIAISVKDNEIGVPEEKLESIFHRFVQVDSTLSRRAGGLGIGSFISKVLSRAA, via the coding sequence TTGATAGAAAGAATCTTATTAAACCTTTTATCTAGTGCTATAAAGGTTACTGGATCTGGAGGAAAGATTGAAGCAACTGTTTATGATCAAAACGATAGAATTGCTATTTCAGTAAAAGACAACGAAATAGGAGTGCCAGAAGAAAAATTGGAGAGTATATTTCACCGTTTTGTTCAGGTAGATAGTACTTTAAGCAGGAGAGCTGGAGGCTTAGGAATTGGGTCTTTCATTAGTAAAGTACTTAGTAGAGCTGCATGA
- a CDS encoding response regulator transcription factor produces MKIIIVDDDILVSSSLKTIIESNDGFEVLAVANSGEDAIKLYKEHHPEILLMDIRMGKINGLEAAAEILNTFPDAKVLFLTTFADDEYIIKALKIGAKGYILKQHYNSIVPALNAVYCGQSVFGEEIITKLPSVMTNKENNKDYQSFGISEKEFEIISLVSKGLSNKEIAKELYLSEGTIRNYISVILEKLELRDRTQLAIFFFNHLL; encoded by the coding sequence ATGAAAATAATAATTGTGGACGATGATATTCTTGTTTCTTCATCTTTAAAAACTATCATAGAGTCTAATGATGGATTTGAAGTGTTGGCAGTAGCAAATAGTGGAGAAGACGCTATAAAACTATATAAAGAGCATCATCCTGAAATACTTTTAATGGATATAAGAATGGGCAAAATTAATGGGCTAGAAGCAGCTGCAGAAATATTAAATACATTTCCTGATGCAAAAGTTCTTTTCTTAACCACTTTCGCAGATGATGAATATATTATTAAAGCATTGAAGATTGGGGCTAAGGGTTACATATTAAAACAACATTATAACAGTATCGTACCAGCACTTAATGCAGTTTATTGTGGACAGAGTGTATTTGGCGAGGAAATTATCACCAAGCTTCCATCAGTTATGACTAATAAAGAAAATAATAAAGATTACCAATCATTTGGGATTTCAGAAAAGGAATTTGAAATTATTTCATTGGTTTCAAAAGGTCTATCAAATAAAGAAATAGCAAAAGAATTGTATTTAAGTGAGGGAACCATAAGAAATTACATAAGCGTAATTCTAGAAAAACTAGAATTACGAGATCGAACCCAACTAGCTATTTTTTTCTTCAACCACCTACTTTAG
- a CDS encoding histidine kinase dimerization/phospho-acceptor domain-containing protein, with protein sequence MKLLTTISFHVSHELKTPLNIILGSVQIMERKISLIIQLGQNTSENI encoded by the coding sequence ATGAAATTACTAACCACAATTTCTTTCCACGTGTCCCATGAGCTCAAAACTCCTTTAAATATTATACTAGGTTCTGTTCAGATAATGGAAAGGAAGATTTCACTAATTATCCAGCTTGGACAGAATACTTCAGAAAATATTTAA
- a CDS encoding ABC transporter permease encodes MQASKLFCKIIPRKFLTVFLIYTIIFVGLSILFSDRGLTQMEDVFELSKVKISVINDDNTQLSNGLESYIKSISRPVEIKRDEESIKDALFFRQTEFIVTIPKGFQNDFISADQPKVKTMYVPDSVSSQYAIRLIDNYLNTARLYILAHPEMSLEEVHEKVITDISTEVNVSFINRFNAHDTSLSNLKGYFNFLSYILIAMLISMVGRIMLIFNNKDIKMRNYCAPISIKSYNIQLILSNLSMALIIWLIFVVLAFVINKNTFNQTGALLFIVNSFVLTVLCLSISFLVATFATKNSIDPIGNCLSLGLSFLGGSFVPQALLSDTLRTLGTFNPIFWYIKVNDTIADLTSITQATLQPIIHGILVQLAFAIALFAIALVIIKQKRYAHK; translated from the coding sequence ATGCAAGCATCTAAACTTTTTTGTAAAATAATACCCCGAAAATTTCTAACTGTATTTTTAATATATACCATTATTTTCGTTGGCCTCTCAATCTTATTCTCAGACAGGGGATTAACCCAGATGGAAGATGTATTTGAACTTTCTAAAGTTAAGATTTCTGTTATAAATGACGATAATACACAACTGTCAAATGGGCTAGAAAGTTACATTAAAAGCATTTCAAGACCAGTAGAAATTAAAAGAGATGAGGAAAGCATTAAAGATGCACTATTCTTCCGACAAACAGAGTTTATTGTAACAATTCCTAAAGGGTTCCAAAATGATTTTATTTCAGCAGATCAACCAAAGGTTAAAACGATGTATGTTCCAGATTCAGTAAGCTCACAATACGCAATTAGACTTATAGATAACTATTTAAATACTGCAAGACTATATATTCTGGCACACCCCGAAATGTCTCTAGAAGAGGTGCATGAGAAAGTTATTACTGATATTTCAACAGAAGTAAATGTATCTTTTATAAATAGATTCAATGCACATGATACTAGTTTGTCTAACCTAAAAGGATACTTTAACTTTTTATCCTATATATTAATAGCTATGCTTATATCCATGGTAGGTAGAATAATGCTGATATTTAATAATAAAGACATTAAAATGCGTAACTATTGTGCACCTATTAGTATTAAAAGCTATAATATCCAGCTTATTCTCAGTAATTTGTCAATGGCCCTTATTATTTGGCTGATATTTGTTGTTTTAGCTTTTGTCATTAATAAGAATACTTTTAACCAGACTGGTGCATTATTATTTATAGTTAATTCATTTGTTTTGACGGTACTTTGTTTAAGTATAAGCTTTTTAGTTGCTACCTTTGCAACTAAAAATTCAATTGATCCTATAGGAAACTGTCTATCCCTGGGATTATCATTTTTAGGTGGTTCCTTTGTACCTCAAGCCCTTTTGAGTGATACACTACGAACTCTAGGAACCTTTAACCCGATATTCTGGTATATAAAGGTCAATGATACTATAGCAGATCTTACTAGCATTACCCAAGCTACCCTACAACCGATAATCCATGGTATACTAGTCCAGTTAGCTTTTGCTATAGCCTTATTTGCCATTGCATTAGTGATAATTAAACAAAAGAGGTATGCTCATAAATAA
- a CDS encoding sensor histidine kinase, with the protein MGNILNKLIIFVGTCVLLFFEFTPHEGIIAIALAIAISGLLEYFSNERLAKWLFIGLLILSGFYVQFVFFIPLISYDLLISKNQMLTLLALFPYVLHLNKFNSGAIMGGLIVISAIVYFLKVREIKERKLREDYINQRDYLTELSISLEEKINELVSKQDVEVNLATLNERNRIAREIHDNVGHLLSSSILQIGAVIAISKDENTVKNLEVVRDTLNEGMNSIRESVHNLHDHSIDLYGEINKLIKTFTFCKIKLNYEIIGDMPAKAKYAIIAIIKEALSNVMKHSNGDQVSISLYEHPKLFQLIIYDNGNKKMDPDNFKGMGLESIKQRVASLNGIVNFEQSKGFKIFISFMK; encoded by the coding sequence ATGGGTAATATATTAAATAAGTTGATTATTTTTGTGGGAACCTGTGTACTTCTTTTTTTTGAATTTACTCCCCATGAAGGTATTATCGCCATAGCACTAGCTATTGCTATAAGTGGACTATTAGAATATTTCAGTAATGAGAGATTAGCTAAATGGTTATTTATTGGTTTACTAATATTATCAGGATTTTACGTTCAATTTGTATTTTTCATACCCTTAATAAGTTATGACCTACTAATATCAAAAAACCAAATGCTAACACTATTGGCACTTTTTCCATATGTATTGCATCTTAATAAATTTAATTCAGGTGCAATTATGGGGGGATTAATTGTTATTTCTGCAATTGTCTATTTCTTAAAAGTAAGAGAAATTAAAGAAAGGAAACTAAGAGAGGATTATATAAATCAAAGGGATTATCTAACAGAACTTTCAATTTCACTAGAAGAAAAGATAAATGAGTTAGTTAGTAAGCAAGATGTAGAGGTTAATCTTGCTACATTAAATGAGAGAAATAGGATTGCGCGAGAAATACACGATAATGTGGGGCATCTTCTTTCGAGCTCAATTTTACAAATTGGAGCCGTTATAGCTATAAGTAAAGATGAGAATACTGTAAAAAATCTTGAAGTGGTTAGGGATACATTGAATGAAGGTATGAACTCCATAAGAGAAAGTGTACACAACTTACATGACCATTCTATTGACCTTTATGGTGAGATAAATAAACTAATTAAAACTTTTACTTTTTGTAAAATAAAATTAAATTATGAAATAATTGGAGATATGCCTGCCAAGGCTAAATACGCCATTATAGCAATTATTAAAGAGGCACTATCAAATGTTATGAAACACTCCAACGGTGATCAGGTTTCTATAAGTTTATATGAACACCCGAAGCTTTTTCAACTCATTATATATGACAATGGGAATAAAAAAATGGACCCTGATAATTTCAAAGGAATGGGTCTTGAAAGTATAAAGCAACGGGTTGCATCACTAAATGGGATAGTGAATTTCGAACAATCAAAAGGGTTTAAAATATTTATTTCTTTTATGAAATAA
- a CDS encoding ABC transporter permease, with amino-acid sequence MSFHIFKYSFKSLIKDKMSLFWMLCFPLILATFFNLAFANVMSNEVFNPVKIAIVTDHTMPLGLEKAMNESNLFNISHTTEAEAKDLLSNRAITGYIKNTDGLELVIFRSGLNQSISKVFLDNFVQISATIYNIIDGNPQLIQMGFLEDISFNESFIEEVPLSSAMNIIVVYYFALLAMTCLFSAVAGSYAISIIQANQSPLAARLNVAPTHKLKAFLSVISATICFQFMSVIIAITYISKFLNVDFGDRIIHIGVLCLVGCFTGTMFGSLFGLLTKFKSEIKDMLVSNIVMVMCFLSGLMVIQVKYFIQEKAPIIAYINPANLITDGLYALYYYDTFDRYFLNLGLLASLGVIFCTSTILILRRQKYASI; translated from the coding sequence ATGTCATTTCATATTTTTAAATATAGCTTTAAATCACTAATAAAAGATAAGATGTCCTTATTCTGGATGCTTTGCTTTCCTCTTATTTTAGCAACATTTTTTAATTTAGCCTTTGCAAACGTTATGTCTAATGAAGTCTTTAACCCGGTTAAAATCGCAATAGTTACAGATCATACAATGCCCTTAGGACTTGAGAAAGCGATGAATGAAAGTAATCTTTTCAATATATCACACACAACTGAAGCAGAGGCAAAAGATCTTTTATCAAATAGAGCAATTACAGGTTATATAAAGAATACAGATGGGCTTGAGCTTGTGATATTCCGTTCTGGTCTTAACCAGTCCATTTCAAAAGTCTTTCTCGATAATTTTGTTCAAATTTCTGCAACGATCTATAATATTATAGATGGTAATCCTCAACTCATTCAAATGGGTTTCTTAGAAGATATTAGTTTTAATGAAAGCTTTATAGAGGAAGTCCCTTTAAGTAGCGCAATGAACATAATTGTTGTTTACTATTTTGCTCTTCTTGCAATGACCTGCCTTTTCTCTGCAGTTGCAGGAAGCTATGCTATATCAATAATTCAAGCTAATCAATCTCCACTTGCAGCAAGGTTAAATGTTGCACCTACACATAAACTAAAGGCATTTTTGTCGGTGATCTCTGCCACTATATGTTTTCAATTTATGTCAGTAATAATTGCAATCACCTATATATCAAAATTTCTTAATGTAGACTTTGGCGATAGAATCATACATATAGGGGTTCTATGTTTAGTAGGATGTTTTACTGGGACCATGTTTGGTTCTTTGTTCGGCTTACTAACAAAGTTTAAATCAGAAATTAAAGATATGTTAGTTTCTAATATCGTTATGGTTATGTGTTTTTTATCTGGTTTAATGGTTATCCAGGTGAAATATTTCATCCAAGAAAAAGCTCCTATCATTGCCTATATTAATCCTGCAAACCTAATTACCGATGGTCTTTACGCCCTATATTATTACGATACTTTTGATAGATATTTTCTCAATCTTGGCCTATTAGCCAGCTTAGGTGTAATCTTCTGCACCTCTACAATTCTGATTTTAAGGAGGCAAAAGTATGCAAGCATCTAA